A window of Chaetodon trifascialis isolate fChaTrf1 chromosome 3, fChaTrf1.hap1, whole genome shotgun sequence genomic DNA:
GATTGGAAACATTGTTCTCAGGTCAAAGCTAGTGATTGAAACACCCATCAAGGAGATTTGCCAACTTATTCCTGTATGTATAGTAGGTTATTAAACAGGATGTGCAGATAGAAGCATCTTTGTTTAGCTAACGCAGTGTTAATCCTTGTATCAAAAGTCATGTCAAACAACTCAGAAATGAAAAGTATTTAGTGCTGCGTTGTCTGTGGAAATGTTGACATTTGAAATAAGGATTAGTTGTGGGCCTTTTTCAGCGCAACTTGTCACACCAACAGCATCCATAGCCTAGCGGTGCCTCCCTTGAGACGATGTGTACATTTGGAGATAGACAAAGACAGTTGTGATACAGTTCTGCTTCATTTGTTTATTACTAAAATGAGTGTAAAGCACTGTACAGTCATGTTCCACACGGCCTCTTCTGTGTTTGATCATTTTACTGAAGCTCACAATCATCCAGCCTGATATAATTTAATAGAAATGGTGCACATGACACATTGTTGGATCACAGagaatttaacaaaaaaaagtggATTACTTAGAGTCCTCTTTATCAGGAAGACTTAACTGCAGTCGAGTCAGTGTTTGCGTGAAGTACTTAGGCAGAGGGCAGGACACGTCGATGTCAGCGTGACTGGTTCCCGTTAGCGTCAGCTGTCGAGCGAGCAAATGAAGAGGGACGTACCGGATCTTGCTCTGTTCCAGTCCAAGCTTTCCCAGCACACGTTCCGGTAATTTCTGCACCAAAATGAACACGTTTGTGGTTTTTATAAAAGGTAACACATACTTTGTGACAGAAAAGCGCACCTCCTCAACTGTCAAATGGGCGTGTCTTATACAAATGGAGGTGATGGATCATCATTGCTGCACAGGTGGCCAGCAGGCTGGATATTTAACAGGCGTACACTCAATACCTGTAGCTCTACACCTTAACGACAAAACAGACCTTAACACTGATCTGTAGAAGCCCTTTTTGTGCATTCTTTACCATCAAGCAGCTGtactttaaataaaacaaatctcGGTTTTATTAGGCAATATTTTTTTCAGGGATGGTTCAAGGAAGTGCAGGGATGAACACAAGCACAGCATCAGGATCCACCAATCAAAGCTCAGTTTGCCCTCCTATGATCAAAAAGCATCTAATAATATGCCACTCTTTCTTGCTTAAGGGACATTGGGGGGACATAACATGCTTGTTAGTGTTATGAGGCTGATGTTCTACTGGCATTCATTACTTGGAAATGGTGTGGAACATTAGTGTCATGCTACTCAATATGCATATTTCAGTAAAGCATGAGTAGCATGCCGTTAGTGCCGCTCCCTTCTTCATGTACCACTTTTTAAAACGTTAAAAAAAATTGTGGACATGCTTTACCTGAGGTGCCAGTTTGTTCCAGTGGGAATATTTGTGGTCACCAAGAATGGGGCACGACAGAGCAAACGCCATGTGAACCCTCATCTGGTGCTTCACTCCTGTGAACACAAGAAAGCAGACAAGTAGAAAATGTGTCCAGTCGtcttaaaaaaaatagagagagagagagagagagagagagagagagagagagagagagagagagagagagagagagagagagagagagagagaaaaaagaaacaggctTCTCACCAGTAACAGGCTGCAGCTCCACAAGGCTGCAACCACCGCTGCTGTCTAAGACTCTGTACTTGGTCACTGCGGGATGGGCGTGCCGATGGGCGCGGACTTTGGTCATACCATCGCCTGCATCATTCATTTTGAACAGAGGATTTAGAGCCatctgaaatttaaaaaaaaaaaaagcttgagaCTGGAGAAACTACAACAACAAAATTAATCACTGACTGGTTATTTACTTGAAGAGCTGAAAAGAAATACGTTCATATAATTTAAATATAAATCTGCATTTGTAAAGTTCAAAGCAGAGCAGGTTTTCTATTGATACtgatgacagcagaggaagagacacCTTGTAGTGTGGCTGAGAGCCTGTGACCTCCCTCTCTATGATGGGAATATCAATCACTCCTTCAGACGGCACAGGGACACCGACTGTGACGACCCTGAGGAAGAAAAGTGAATACATTGAGGACATGTTAACTGCAGGAGCACAATCCatcactcctttttttttccaacccaTACTCTACTAACCCATACTGTACCTTACCAATACTTTCTCTGCACTTGGTTATTTCTGTGAAGATTGAGTATGTGCTCCACTACTTCCTCTCTCCTGGCCAGCAGGAAAGCGCCTGTTATTTCCTTTTCTAATCCCAGACAGGGGAGCAGCTGAGACTCAGACTTGACCTTCATCCCAGCCATTAATTTGGAGAGAACAGGAAGCACGGAGGAGATGGACATGGCCCCAGAGTCACCTGAGAGACAAGGACAACAAATGTTCATGTACTCACTTATCCCAAGTCTACAATGTACGCAGTCACCACAACGGGAATAGAGCCCTACCACTGTATCAGCAATTCATCAGATGTGcaaaaagaaattaagaaaCTACCATACATTATTTTTTCTAACAATATCTCACACGACTCTTTAAATCTGGAGCACAGACTTTCTCTTAGCATGCTGGCACCTGCTGCTTCACCTTGGACTGGGACACCGTAAGGTTTGTTGAGGACAACTACATCTTTGTCCTGGTACAGTATGCTTCTGTGGAGGTGTTTGGCCAGCACGTTAGGGTGGACATTTTGAAGCTGCAGACTGAACCGTTTCAGATCCGCCACCCTTTTCTGCTGAGCGGACAACGGAGGCTTTTCCGCCGGTGGTTTCGTCTTCTCCCGCTGGATCTTACGGGCCAGGTCTATCGCTCTCAGCCTGGGTCTCTCTCCCGTTTCCGGAGCGTGTTTTTCGGTGGTGGCCTGGGTCCGGCTGAGGGACGGTGCTGTCCCCGAGCACCTGCGGCAGTTTGTCCCTGGTTTGATCCGAAGAAGGACGGTGTTCAGTCCGGACATCCAGTCACCGCAGGTTATTCTTCTACAGCTGTTCATTATGGGGTGTGTTGAGTTGACATTAGCTTGTTATGAACACATGCGTGTTCCCCATTCAACTATATCCGGGTTGcacctttcagaataaaagcgtGCAAACTTTATTTTCCATACAAATAATAGGCAAAAAATATTATATAGTTTCATAATTTAATAGTTAATTTTGGGGGGGTTGTGAACCTAGGTCCATGCAGTCAGACAAGGGGTATGTCTAGACTCGTGGCAGTTATAAACTGAATTAAATATTACAGAAATATTGGCTGAACTTTTTGCTCACATAACAATTTAGTCGCGCCGAGCCACTGAAAAAACACGCTTTCACCAAAAAGTATAAACCAAATGGTGTCAGATAAGAATTTGTCTGACCTTCAAATCATGCTGTACATCAAAAACAGTGGATGAAACATGCAGGAAGAACTTCCTGTGATGGTGTGTCGTAATTTCCTTTTTCTGAGGCTAGGTATGTTCGATCTTAACTCCGCCACTGCCCGGTCCGCTGAAGCCATTGAATGTAAATACGAATTGAAAGCACCGCCTACCTGGTAGACAAACGAAAAAAAACGAGTGTATCGCCGTCACTTTAATGTCGACCTGTGTTTGCATGCCGTAAATAAACCCCAGCTTTaggtgttattgttgtttttctgaaaatgcATTTATCGACACGAGTCATAAATGAAACTGCTCATGAATTGCTCGACGAAATGTTTCGCAGGCTTCATTAAACCGGATACAGGGAGCTGATGAGGAGGGCAACCTTTTAGCTTTACgttgtatatatttttgtatGAAAAACAATTCGCTGCGGACATGAAGATCACAGACAGCGTGCTACGAAGCTTCAGGGTTGCCAGAACATATCAGCAAAATTCCCAGAAAGTCAACTGTGTGGACTTCAGCCCAAATGGTGAAAATGCAGTATCAAGCAGCGACGACGACTGCATTGTGCTCTATGACATCCTGGAGGGAAAGTAAGTGTAACACTGAAAACAAGTAATTACTCTGCAATTAACTTTATGACCTAATTCAAACCCATAGATATGCAAATAATCATGTCTAAACTGTGTAAATACCTTTACATGATTTGATCCATATGGGAAACTGTGGACCTTGGCAGTCTAGCATGTTCACTGTGGCTCATCAGAAGATCAAGTGATTGACAGGTTGAAGTATTATGTCCTTTCTTAGACCTAAAGGGAGCCTGTACAGCAAGAAGTATGGCGTAGACCTCATCCGCTACACAcatggagacacacagacagtggtCTACAGCTCCAACAAGCTGGATGGTAATAACTCAGCACAGATGGTCGGCTGTCaccaaaaaaccccaaacatgATATAATTTAAATACATGTGTCTTAAACAGTTTTTGAAAGGAAGGTATcgtttttttgtgtcttttagaTACCATCCGATACCTGTCCCTCGCTGACAACAAGTACATCAGGTATTTCCCAGGTCACACTGCGAGGTGAGTAAAAGCTCCCGATGCACTGGATATAAACCTGAAAGTGGACTTTTTCCACTCAAGAAGCTACAGTGAGAACAGAATTCACTCAGCCCTAGTCAGGTGCTCGCTGGATGGAAGCACTTCAAGTCTCTCTGTCCTTTAATCTGATCAAACGAGGAAGCCGCAACTTGCTTTTTAGTAGGTTGAAAATGGTCATAcaaaagtacatttttacaatttctTCATCTTTAGAATCTATACCTTATCTTATCCTGATATGCTTCTGAATAACATGAGAATGATTACGTTCACTTTTACGCTCAATTATTTACAAGTAAACGGAGAACGCCgtcttaaaatgtgtttcttaaCAGCATAACAACTGAAtatttaatcaatcaatcaatcaatcaatattcctttattagcCCGgaaggggaaattccaatttacagcagcatcaataaagtggatagagtattgaacaagtgcaatgcaaatttaCCTCTTTTCACATCAGAGCGTCTCTTTTTGTCTGATCTGCTCTATTCTTGTCTTCTTCCTGACTTAATCCTCACTGGTTAAAGttaatttttttcttgtgtgatttttattttttcagagtTATTGCTCTCTCCATGTCACCAGTGGATGATACGTTTATCTCCGGCTCGTTGGATAAGACGATCCGGATCTGGGACCTGCGCTCTCCAGATTGTCAGGTGAGTAGTCTGTGAACCGGCTGAAAAGTGACACTTCCTCTTGTATCTGTAGGCAGATACTCAAATGTGTAATtatagctgctgctgctacaattGTTAGCACTTTAGATCAGGACTTTCCACATTACTGCACGTCAGGGTATCAGTAGTTACCAATACTCTTTTTAATACGCATTTGTCCTGTGGCCACCGGGGGTCCACAGACCTGCTTTAGGTGCTACACTTAGATCTTCCTCTCAGATGTAAAACTGGACCAGCACACAGTAGCTAAAAGACAGTACTATAAAATATTATGGTATAGACAAGGACTGAATGGAAGGAGAGAGTTTAATATGAACAATGCTTGACATAAACAGTTCTTAACTGGGAAGGCTGAAATATTGTGGTAAAGTCCAGACTTCCTGTTGCAGCTTCTCATTCTTATGCTTTGGGTTTATTTGTGTTGCAGGGTTTGACTAATCCTCTGGGGAAACCAGTATGTTCCTTTGACCCTGACGGGTTGATATTTGCTGCAGGCGTGGAATCACAAGCCATCAAATTATATGACCTTCGTGCTTTTGACAAggtaaaatgcaaatgaatatGTTCGTAGTTTGCTTGAGTAGGCTTGTATGCATCGGGGAGTAGACCTTCATACTCTTGCTTCACAGTTTTCGCTGTTTTCTCTGTTACCCTGTCTTAACAATGTATTTAATCTTTCTGTGAAAAGGGTCCCTTTGCCTCTTTTGAGACAATGTTTAGTCGTGTCTgtgactggactggactcaagTTCAGTAACGACGGGAAACAGATTCTCATATCCACCAATGGAGGGATGATTCGCATCCTGAATGCTTTCAATGGATCTGTGATGCACACTTTTTCTGTAAGAGATGCACACATTACCAAAACACCCCTGAAGCACATCTCTTTGTATATTAGTACGATTGCTTTTGAGTAGCTGAgggtgtttcctgtttttgctcatttctAAGGGCTACAACAACAGTAAAGGAATCTCCCTGGAGGCCTGCTTCACGCCCGACTCGCAGTTTGTCATGATCGGTGAGTGTAACCacctttattttatattttggtGTCCTCCTGTAAGATCTGTGTTGAAATGTGTCTTGTTGTGCAGGCTCAGAGGACGGCAGAGTCCATGTTTGGAGCACTGAGAGTGGGATGAAGGTGGCTGTGCTGGATGGGAAACATCCAGGACCCATCAACACTCTGCAGTTTAACCCAAGATACCTGACCTTTGCTAGCGCCTGCACCAACATGGTGAGATCAGACATATCACATCAATATCTCATGTGGAGtagctgctgctggacaaactTAGTGCTCATTCgtaatttcttcttctctcaacAGACATTTTGGCTCCCGTTTTTTGATGACTTGTAGCAGGACGTTACCAAAGTGAGTTCTTGTTGTAAAACACATCGCGCTCATGCTGTGATGTTGGACCTCATGGACGTGATAttttatctgaaaaaaaaaaaaaaaaaagttttttataCGCTTTATGTTAAATGTTTTACCTGCGgtatttttaaacttttaaaacGGTTCATGCAGCTGTGACACAATCCGACATACCTCCAgttaaaataatgtaaaaagaaaaaaaaacacaattcaggTACATTATATTCTGTCAATATTTTTAGCCTCTATCTTGA
This region includes:
- the LOC139328729 gene encoding pseudouridylate synthase RPUSD4, mitochondrial-like, which produces MNSCRRITCGDWMSGLNTVLLRIKPGTNCRRCSGTAPSLSRTQATTEKHAPETGERPRLRAIDLARKIQREKTKPPAEKPPLSAQQKRVADLKRFSLQLQNVHPNVLAKHLHRSILYQDKDVVVLNKPYGVPVQGDSGAMSISSVLPVLSKLMAGMKVKSESQLLPCLGLEKEITGAFLLARREEVVEHILNLHRNNQVQRKYWVVTVGVPVPSEGVIDIPIIEREVTGSQPHYKMALNPLFKMNDAGDGMTKVRAHRHAHPAVTKYRVLDSSGGCSLVELQPVTGVKHQMRVHMAFALSCPILGDHKYSHWNKLAPQKLPERVLGKLGLEQSKIRYVPLHLLARQLTLTGTSHADIDVSCPLPKYFTQTLTRLQLSLPDKEDSK
- the LOC139328757 gene encoding WD repeat-containing protein 82-like; the encoded protein is MKITDSVLRSFRVARTYQQNSQKVNCVDFSPNGENAVSSSDDDCIVLYDILEGKPKGSLYSKKYGVDLIRYTHGDTQTVVYSSNKLDDTIRYLSLADNKYIRYFPGHTARVIALSMSPVDDTFISGSLDKTIRIWDLRSPDCQGLTNPLGKPVCSFDPDGLIFAAGVESQAIKLYDLRAFDKGPFASFETMFSRVCDWTGLKFSNDGKQILISTNGGMIRILNAFNGSVMHTFSGYNNSKGISLEACFTPDSQFVMIGSEDGRVHVWSTESGMKVAVLDGKHPGPINTLQFNPRYLTFASACTNMTFWLPFFDDL